From one Terriglobales bacterium genomic stretch:
- a CDS encoding DMT family transporter: MSRALKAHILLVLVTFVWGTTFVLIKDAVEQDATPLMFNFVRMVLATVTLAVVFHRELFHITRQALIAGAITGIFLGLGYEFQTTGLRLTTASKSAFITGISVVLVPLFLIVFWGRKIRTWTALGVLAAVVGLFLLTVPASESGLGAWESVNRGDLLTLGCAISFGFQIIFLGHATERHSFAQIGFLQVATSALLMGIAAPMLEHPHIVWTPRVVWAILITALLGTAAAFTIQAWAQQFTSPTHTALIFSLEPVFAWITSYIALGERLGARAAIGAVLILGGVLVSELLGSAAAPKVADA; the protein is encoded by the coding sequence ATGTCCAGAGCCCTGAAAGCCCATATACTCCTTGTGCTCGTCACGTTCGTCTGGGGCACGACGTTCGTTCTGATTAAAGATGCCGTCGAGCAGGACGCCACGCCGCTGATGTTCAACTTCGTCCGTATGGTGCTGGCGACCGTGACTCTCGCAGTTGTATTTCATCGCGAACTCTTCCACATCACGCGTCAGGCCTTGATTGCGGGCGCAATCACTGGAATCTTCCTTGGTCTTGGTTATGAATTTCAGACAACAGGCTTGCGACTGACAACGGCTTCCAAATCCGCTTTCATCACCGGAATTTCCGTCGTGCTTGTACCGCTGTTTCTCATCGTTTTCTGGGGCCGCAAAATTCGGACGTGGACAGCGTTGGGCGTGCTTGCCGCTGTGGTCGGTCTATTTCTGCTCACCGTTCCAGCGAGTGAAAGCGGCCTCGGCGCATGGGAAAGCGTGAATCGCGGCGACTTGCTCACCCTAGGCTGCGCCATCAGTTTTGGCTTCCAAATCATCTTTCTCGGACACGCGACTGAGCGGCATTCATTTGCCCAAATTGGGTTTCTGCAGGTGGCCACATCGGCGCTGCTTATGGGCATTGCCGCACCCATGCTCGAGCATCCGCACATCGTCTGGACTCCCCGCGTGGTGTGGGCGATCCTGATTACAGCACTTCTCGGGACAGCGGCGGCCTTCACGATTCAAGCCTGGGCACAACAGTTCACTTCGCCGACGCATACCGCCCTCATCTTCTCGCTTGAACCGGTCTTTGCCTGGATTACGTCCTACATCGCTCTCGGCGAGCGCCTGGGAGCACGAGCGGCGATTGGGGCCGTGCTGATTCTCGGAGGCGTGCTCGTATCGGAGTTGCTGGGCTCAGCTGCGGCGCCAAAGGTTGCAGATGCATAA